CGATTTTGGCAAAAAACTTGCTATCGCTGAAGATGCTGTTATTCCTACCGGGGAAAAATTTGTTGTGTTTTTAGATCATGGGGGAGGTCATTTGGAACCTCGATTCGTTGATCTGGGAGAAAAAATCGAAGGTTATTACATCGTCCGCGGGGGATTGAAAGAAGGTGATCAAGTAGTCAGTGGGGCTAATTTCTTGATTGATGCAGAAGCTCGAGTCCAGGGAGCATTGAAAATATGGACAAGAGAAAATATGAAAACTACGCCTGAACAAAACAAAGCACATCCTCCCATGGAACATAACCCTATGCATGGGATGCCTGGTCATATGCATGGAATGCCTGGTATGTAACCGACAATGATCAGCCGAATCATACAGTGGAGTGGGAAAAATCCTTTTCTAGTTCTCCTTTTTGTTTTTTTAGGCACAGTCTTAGGGATCTATTCTATTTTTCATGTTCCTCTTGATGCGATTCCCGATCTTTCTGATGTCCAAGTGATCGTCTATACCGAATGGCCAGGAAGAAGCCCAACCCTTGTTGAAGATCAGATTACATATCCAATTTCGACTCTTTTTATATCGGCTCCCAAAGTCAAGTATGTAAGAGGGGAGTCGATGTTTGGTAAATCTTTTGTCTATGTGATTTTTGAGGATGGGACAGATCTTTATTGGGCTAGGAGCAGGGTGCTCGAGTATTTGAATACGGTGCGTACAAAACTCCCTTCTAATGTTACTCCGACGATAGGACCCGATGCGAGTGGAGTAGGTTGGGTTTTTGAATATGTTTTAGTCGATACTTCTGGAAAATATACCTTGGATCAGTTGCGTTCCTTCCAGGATTGGACCTTGCGTTATGCGCTTGGGACAGTGCATGGGGTTTCAGAGATAGCCAGTTTTGGCGGCTATGTTCGGCAATATCAGGTTAATGTAGATCCTAACAAGCTCTTGGCTTATGGAGTCCGTTTTGGTGAAGTAGTCGAGGCAATACAAAAAAGCAATCGAGATGTAGGGGGCAAAAGCATCGAGGTTTCCACGGTGGAATTTTACATAAGAGCTAAGGGTTATTTTAGGAATCTGCAAGACATCGGCAATGTCGTTGTAAAAAGGGGAAGGCAAGGAGTGCCTGTCCTTGTCCGCCAGCTTGGAGACCTATCCCTTGGTGGAGATTTTCGATTTGGGGTGACTGATTTTAACGGACTTGGAGAGGCGGTGGGTGGGATTGTGGTCATGAGGTACGGAGAAAATGCCTTGCAACTGATCAATGGTTTAAAAAAGAAAATCAAAAGCCTGGAAGCTTCTTTTCCCCCAGGAGTTAAACTCATTCCGGTTTATGACCGCTCCGAGCTTATATACAGATCGATTGATACACTTAAAAGAAAGCTTATTGAAGAATGTCTTATTGTCAGTCTTGTCTGTGTTGTCTTTCTTTGGCACATACGCAGCTCGCTTGTTCCGATTCTTATGTTGCCGACCGCTGTTATCTTATCGTTCATTCCATTTTCTAGTTTTCATCTGACCGCTAATATCATGTCACTGGGGGGTATAGCTATAGCGATAGGAGCGATGATCGACGCAGCCATTGTGATGGTTGAAAATGCCCATCGCTCGCTAGAAGAATACAAGGTTGCTAGTGGTCTTGAGCCTAGTGGTTCTGTCCGAAGAAAGTTATTGCTTGAAGCTTCAAAAAATGTGGGTAGACCCCTATTTTTTTCCCTGCTTGTCATTACCGTTTCCTTTTTACCCATTTTTGCTTTGGAAGACCAGGAAGGAAGACTATTTAAACCCCTTGCTTTTACAAAAACCTTCTCCATGTTTTTTGCTGCCTTGCTTTCGGTTACCCTTGTTCCCCCTCTTATGCTTGGGTTTGTGAGAGGCAAGATCATCCCTGAACAAAGAAACCCACTCAACCGGTTTCTTTTTTTTATCTATACTCCACTGCTTGAGCTGAGCTTAAAACATAGGTTTGTCGTTATAACCCTAGCTTTACTTATTTTAGGCTCTACTTTTTATCCTTTGTCAAAATTGGGGGCAGAGTTCATGCCTCCTCTCAATGAAGGGACGATCCTTTACATGCCCACAGCAGTACCCGGAATAAGCATCTCTGAAGCTTCTCGCTTTCTTAATCTGCAGGATCGCTACTTGATGACCTTCCCTGAAGTAGAAATGGTTTTTGGAAAAGCGGGAGGGGCGGATACAGCAACCGATCCAGCTCCCCTTTCAATGACCGAAACGGTTGTAACTTTAAAGCCTAAGGAGAAATGGAGAAAGGGTATGGATTGGGACAAGCTGATTGCGGAAATGAATCAAAAGTTGCATTTTCCAGGCGTAGCTAACGTGTTCTGGATGCCTATCCAAACAAGGATCCAGATGCTTACGACAGGATTTCGATCCGTCTTGGGAATCAAGATCTTCGGCAAAGATTATGAAGAGTTGAACAGGCTTGGGGAAGAAATAGAAAAAGTGCTCTTGG
The DNA window shown above is from Methylacidiphilum caldifontis and carries:
- a CDS encoding efflux RND transporter permease subunit, coding for MISRIIQWSGKNPFLVLLFVFLGTVLGIYSIFHVPLDAIPDLSDVQVIVYTEWPGRSPTLVEDQITYPISTLFISAPKVKYVRGESMFGKSFVYVIFEDGTDLYWARSRVLEYLNTVRTKLPSNVTPTIGPDASGVGWVFEYVLVDTSGKYTLDQLRSFQDWTLRYALGTVHGVSEIASFGGYVRQYQVNVDPNKLLAYGVRFGEVVEAIQKSNRDVGGKSIEVSTVEFYIRAKGYFRNLQDIGNVVVKRGRQGVPVLVRQLGDLSLGGDFRFGVTDFNGLGEAVGGIVVMRYGENALQLINGLKKKIKSLEASFPPGVKLIPVYDRSELIYRSIDTLKRKLIEECLIVSLVCVVFLWHIRSSLVPILMLPTAVILSFIPFSSFHLTANIMSLGGIAIAIGAMIDAAIVMVENAHRSLEEYKVASGLEPSGSVRRKLLLEASKNVGRPLFFSLLVITVSFLPIFALEDQEGRLFKPLAFTKTFSMFFAALLSVTLVPPLMLGFVRGKIIPEQRNPLNRFLFFIYTPLLELSLKHRFVVITLALLILGSTFYPLSKLGAEFMPPLNEGTILYMPTAVPGISISEASRFLNLQDRYLMTFPEVEMVFGKAGGADTATDPAPLSMTETVVTLKPKEKWRKGMDWDKLIAEMNQKLHFPGVANVFWMPIQTRIQMLTTGFRSVLGIKIFGKDYEELNRLGEEIEKVLLELPETRSAYAERIEGGNYIDIIPRRERLARYGLTIEDVDQIIEGAIGGNPVTTVIEGRERYPVSVRYNRDFRKDSAALSQILVPLPPQPPLPKQMTGQEAMAAAVFTTSQVPLGEIADIRFNQGPPLVRSENAQLVNFVFVDTAEKDLVGYIKKAGQKIGMKIFFPPGYYIEWAGSYQYFLRAKAKFSILIPLTLFIIFVLIYINTGSIKRAVIVLLAFPFSLVGAFWFLYILGYNLSVAVAVGLIALAGIDAETGVIMLLYLDHAFMEAKKQGKLNSMDDLLNAVKEGAAGRIRPKVMTVCAILFGLLPILWSQETGADVMKRIAAPMVGGVITSAILELIIYPVIYIYLERRSVVVSQKLKAINK